In Acidisarcina polymorpha, the DNA window AGCCACAATCCCAGAGGAGGTCAACCCATTCCAGCGGCGATGCCCACCTGTCAGGAAGAACCCCGATTAGTGACTGTGACAGCTACAAATGTAGCGCCAATATCCCCCGTCAAGCCATCGCCGGCGTGGCCGCCAGCAAAGACTTTGTATATTCGTCACTGGGATGGTTACAAATATCCTCGCATCTTCCAATCTCCACCAACTTTCCGTTGCGCATCACGGCAATATTGGTCGAGAGATACCGCACCAGCGGCATCGAGTGCGAGATGAACAGATAGGTCAGGTGAAACTCCCGCTGCAAATCGCGGAGCAAATTCACCACCTGCGCCCCCACGCTTACATCGAGCGCCGACACCGGTTCATCCAGAATCAACAGCTCCGGCCTTAGCGCCAGGGCTCGAGCGATATTGATGCGTTGCCGCTGGCCGCCAGAAAATTCATGCGGGTACCGCCCCAACGCGGATTCATCCAGGCCCACCGCTCGCATCAACTCCGAGGCCTGCCGTCGTAGACCTGTCCGGCTTCCATCCACCCCCGCTTCCCGACGGTAAATGGTGAGCGGTTCCGTGACGATCTCCGCGACTCGCATCCTTGGATTCAAAGCAGCAAACGGGTCCTGAAAGACTGGCTGCATACGCCGCCGAAGACGACGCATTTCCGCGCCCGACGCTCCAGTAACCGCAAGCCCATCGAAGAACACTTTCCCCGCATCAGGCTCAATCAGGCCCAAGAGGATCCGCGCCACCGTGCTCTTTCCCGAACCCGACTCTCCTACGAGGCCAAGCGTCTCGCCCCGCTCGATCGAAAAAGTAACAGCATCGGTTACAAATATGCGCTTGCCGCCAGCCCCGGCATAGCTCTTCGAAATCGCCGCCACGTCGACCAGTACCATCCACCCTCCGCAGCCAGCGCCAAGCCCAGAAGCACCACGTTGATCCGGCTATCCCCATTCAAGCCATTCTCTGGCTTGAGTGGGACAATCTTCACCAACAGGAGCAAACCACCTAGCCAGCAATCGCCTCGAGTAGCGCATCAAAGTCCTCCAGCCGCGCATACTCAATCACCACTTGCCCCCGCCCCTGCTTGTCGTGGATCCTCACCTTCAAACCTAAGGCCCGCTGTAAGCGCTCCTGCGCCTCCCGGACATTGGGATCCACCGCCTCAGCTTTGTTCTTCTCCTCGTCCTTCGCCTTTAGCTCCGGATAGAGCAGCCCCTGCACAAAAGTCTCCGTCTGCCGTACCGACATCGACAGCGCCCCCACCTTCTGAGCGGCCTTGATCAACATGGCCGGATCTTCAATCGCCAACAGGGCCCGCGCATGGCCAAAACTCAACTCGCCGGCCTCGACCCGGCCCTGTATCTCAACCGGCAAACGAAGCAGGCGCAGAAAGTTGGAGATCGATGCCCGGTTCTTTCCGGTGCGTTGCGCCATCTGCTCCTGCGTCATTTTGAACTCGCGCGTCAGCCGCTCGAATGCCCGGGCTTGCTCCATGGGATTCAAATCGGTCCGCTGCAGGTTCTCGACGATCGTCATTTCCATCGCCTGCTCATCAGACACAGCCCGGATCATCGCAGGAATGGTAGTCTTCCCCGCCTTCTGCGAAGCCAGCCAGCGCCGCTCCCCCGCAATCAACTGGAACCGGTCGCCGCCCAGGGGCCGTACCAGGATCGGCTGTACCACGCCGGTCGCCGCGATCGACGCTGCCAGCTCATCCAGTTGCTGTTCGTCAAAGCGCGTCCGCGTCTGGAACGGATTGCGTTCGATCAACCCAACAGCAATCTCTCTCGGCCTGCCAGTCTCAACCGGCTCAGCTGCTTCAACCGCCGGCGGCGTAGCCTCTGCCGGCCGCGGCCGAAGAGGAAGCAAAGATTCAAGACCCTTTCCAAGCGCTCGCCGTTTTGGGCTTTCCGCATTGCCAGCCGCCGTCGTGCCGCTGCTCATATCTGTCTCCTGTACTTCTGAAGTCCTATGCATTAGTCGTTGAGGAGAAATAGAGAATGCACTCTGCGTCATCCATAGGGCCAGAACTTCACCTTGACCGAGTTTCGCGCCTTCTCCGCGGCGGCCTTGCGCTCTTTCGCTCGCGGACTTTCGACATCGTTTCTCGCCAGAATCTCGGTCGCGAGGTCCCGGTAACTCTCCGCTCCTCGGGACTTCGCGTCATACAGAAGTACCGGCTTCCCGTAGCTCGGGGCTTCCGCGAGCCGGACATTCCTCGGAATCGCCGTCTTTAACAGCTTTTCCTTGAAGAATTCTCGGAGATTCTCAGTGACCTGCTGGGCCAAATTCGTTCGGTCGTCATACATCGTTAGCAGCACGCCTTCAATCTGGAGATCTGCATTAAATGTGCTCTGCACTCGCTCCAACGTGTTCATGAGCTCACTAATGCCTTCGAGCGCGAAATATTCTGCCTGCATGGGAACCAGCAACCGGTCCGCCGCCACCAGCGAGTTCAGGGTGAGCAAATCCAGCGCCGGCGGACAGTCGAGCAAAATATAGTCATAATCCTTTCGGACCGCATCGACGGCCTCTTTGAGCCGGTAGGCACGCCGTTCTACCTGGATCAGTTCCACATTGGCGCCGATCAGGTTCTTGCTGGAAGGCACGAGCCTGAGCGTCTCGATCTCCGTCTGCAGCGAAGTCGAAGCTAACGAGGCGTTGCCAACAAGCACGTCATACACGGACTCCCGCTCATCGTCCCGGGCAAATCCAAACCCCCCCGTCGAATTAGCTTGAGGGTCGCAATCGATAATCAAGCATCGAAGGCCCTCCAACGCCAGGGCTGCCGATAAGTTAATTGCCGTAGTGGTCTTACCCACGCCACCTTTTTGGTTGACTACTGCTAACACTCGAGCCATGTCCTGCAAGACTACCGGGCACGCACTTCTGAAAGCAATCGAGAGCGCCTGTGAAGAACTCGTCCCTTGCTGTGGAGAACTTCCTTCGCGACTTCGCCAATACCGCCGCAAGACACATAGAACGTGGAGGTTGCGGCAATTCTCGATGTTCCGCCCGACGTGTGCTGGAAAAGGATAAGCGGTGGAAAACTTCCCTCGCAAAGGGCCAGTGACTCAAGAAGCCCGCCCAGAGGGAGGCTAACTTTTGTCTCCCACAAAAGATAGAGAAGGCCGACTCGAGACTAGATCTTCTTTGTTCTATATGGAAGGTGTTCCACGTGGAACGTTGTGCGCACTCCTAAATAGAGAAATAGGCTACTTGGATGGATCGCGGTCCAGCTCTACCGAATGATCTAGATCTGCGGGTAGCTGTTCCACGTGGAACATTCGTCGTCCAGTCAAGACAACCCCATGCTCGAGCCACGGTATCCGCACTTCAGAGCCGTCAAACTCATCGGGAAGCCGAGAGGACGAGCTTGCTAAAACAACCAGCCAACCAGCATCACCAACCCTCTCGGCCGCGGTTGAAATCGCAGACTCCATCTTGTCGACTGCCCGCAGAGTCACCACCCCAAATCTTCTCTCCGGCGCCATCTCCTCGACGCGCCTCCCGAAGACCTCTGCAGAAAGTCCCAAGACCCGAACAGCTTCCCGAAGAAAACTCGCTTTCTTCCCCTGCGACTCAGCCAACGTCACCTGAATCTCAGGTCGGCATAGCGCAACCGGAATCCCGGGGAAACCCGCACCCGAGCCGAAATCGAGAAGCGTTCCAACCCCTTCAGGAAGGCCCTGTGCGCAAAAGATGCTTTCTAGGAAGTGTCTGCGGAGGATTTCTTCGTTAGACCGGATCGCAGTGAGGTTCAGCTTTGCATTCCAACGCTGCAGTAATTCAAAGTACTTCGAGAAACCCTCTGCAGCCGCCCGGCTGAGAGGCAGCAGCCCGGCGCCCGCTACCATTTCCCTGATTGTCTCCGCCGTCACAGCACCCTGCATCGCCGAGACTCATCCAGCCATCGAAGCAGCCGATACCCGCGAGCGATATTGGACCGCCGCATCGACGAACGCCTTAAACAAATGCCGCGACGCCTCGCTCGAGTCAAAGCTCCGCTCCGGATGCCACTGCACAGCCACCAGGAACTGGTCCGCAGTCCCGGACGACTCCGCCTCGAGCGCCTCAATGGTTCCATCCTCGACACAACGGGCGCTAACGATGAGACCTTCGCCCGGCAAGTCCACTCCTTGATGATGGCTCGAGTTCACCACCGTTGCCGACGGTACACTCGGCTCGACGATCGAGACCAGATCGGTCGACGCTCCAAGAATCGTCTCCAGTCTAGACCCCGCGGTCAACCGCACAGAATGTGCGCTCAGCACCTCGGGTCCAGGGTCGTGATCCACCTTCGTCACTGCCGGAAGGTGCTGGACCAGCGTACCGCCGCGCCATGTATTCAGCGCCTGCAATCCATAGCAGATGCCTAGAAGAGGAATTCCCTCGCGATAAGCAGTCTCCAGCAGAAACTCATCCACTTCCTGCCGCGCCACATCGGGCTTGGCGCACTCCGCAGCCGGAACCGCCCCATACTTCCGCGGATCCACATCGGCCGGGCTGCCCGGTAAGAGAACCCCCACGCATGATGCCATCAGCTTCTCGATCGTCGCCCGCGTTCCATCCAAAGGAATTGGCACTCCCACCGCGCCCGATGACATCAGCGAATGAAAGTAAGGCGCCCAAGCACGCTGGTTGTACGCTGCGTCGGTTGAGGTCGGCTCAGGCAACGCAATCCGCACCTCAGAGCTGCTAAGTCGAGAATGTAAAGCATCGTTCATGATCTTCCTCCATAGAACTGTCCACTTCTCCGGTACTTCTCAACTTTGCCGCGCTCTACCGTTAGCAGTATCCAGGTCTACACCACCGGAGCTGGCGGGAATCCTCTCCGCATGCGCGGAATACAGTCGGGTAATCGCCTCCTTGAGCCGCTCCGTCAGCTCCTCCACCTGTCGAATCGTGCAATTTGAGGTGTCTAAAGGGTCACCGACAACTAGCTTGATCGATTGCGGGAAGAAGTGCCGCGTGTGCATCGGCAGCAATTCATAGGTCCCGACGATCGCGAGCGGAATCAGCGGTACCTGGGCGCGGATCGCCATGTATGCAGGACCACTCATGAATGTGGAAAGCCGCCCATCCCGGCTTCGGCCGCCCTCAGGAAAAACAATCAGCGGCATTCCCGCCTTCAGCGCCTTGACTCCGCCGCTCAAGCTGCTGATGGAGGGACTTTCCGTATTAACAGCGATCTGCCCCGACCGGTTCAGATGCCAGCCAATAAACGGTACCTTCCACAGGGAGTGACGCGCCAGGATGCGAAACTGAAAAGGAATGGCGCTGAACAGCACCGGCGTATCCATGTAAGACAAATGGTTGGCCGCGTAAACTGCCGCCCGATGTACCCGCAGCTTCTCTTCACCAATTATTGTGACGGGTGAAAGCGCGATCTGCATCGAGGTCGCTGCCCAAATACGCGCAATCTGGTGCTGAAGCTTCCCATCCCTCTCAAATAGCGACGCCGTAAGCGAAAGCGTCCCGAAGAAAGCAGTTGCAGCGAAAAAAAGCGGAGCCTGTACCAGGTTTCCCAGCATCCGCGTACCGAACGGGAGCGGATCCGGCCGCGGTGTAGGGGCGTCCACCATCAGGTGCGCACTCCCGCCAACTCGCCACGCAACTGCCCGACCAGGTAAACCGATCCGGCCACCACAATCAAACCCGCCGACGGTGTTATCTCATAGGCCCGCTGCAAGGCAGTCTCGGCATTCGGCATTGCCTCTGCCAAAGAACCCGTCAGTGCGGCTGCCCTCATCATCTGCTCAAGCGAAGCCGTCCTCGGAGAATTCACTTCCGTCACCAGCACCCGGTCGAACAGCGGAAAGAGAATCTGCGCCATCTCCTCGAGCGCCTTGTCCTTCAGGCAGCCAAATATAAGCGTCTTGGATGCCCGATCTTCGAGGCTGGGCATCTCGGAAATTCCCGAACGGAGCGCCCATGCACCCGCCGGATTGTGCGCCACGTCGAGCACCACATCCGCGCGTTCGCCTCCACCCGGGAACAACTCGAGCCGCCCAGGCCAGCGCGCCGTATGGACCCCCTGGGAAATAGCAGAAGCATCTAATTTGTAACCATGGCTGTTACGTAACTCGACCGCCGCGGCAATCGCCAGCGCTAAGTTGCGCTGCTGGTGCTGCCCGGGCAGCGGCGAATCAATCTCGACCGTCTCCCCCAGCACGCTCACCGGATAGCGATTATGCCCATCTCTGCCGAACGTCCCCGGCGCCGGAACATACTCCGCCGCACTCACTCCCCTTGCACCAAGTGCGACTGCAATCTCTCCCAGGGCCTCGTTCGCCTCTTGGTGCTGCGGCAGCGTCACCATGGTCCCGCCGGCCCGCAATATCCCCGCCTTCTCTCGCGCGATCGCACGGATGGTCGAGCCCAGCCACTCCGTATGATCGAGCGAAATATCGGTAATCACCGAAACCAGCGGCTCGACCACATTGGTAGCATCCAGCCGCCCTCCCATCCCGACCTCGAGAATAGCA includes these proteins:
- a CDS encoding ATP-binding cassette domain-containing protein, with protein sequence MVLVDVAAISKSYAGAGGKRIFVTDAVTFSIERGETLGLVGESGSGKSTVARILLGLIEPDAGKVFFDGLAVTGASGAEMRRLRRRMQPVFQDPFAALNPRMRVAEIVTEPLTIYRREAGVDGSRTGLRRQASELMRAVGLDESALGRYPHEFSGGQRQRINIARALALRPELLILDEPVSALDVSVGAQVVNLLRDLQREFHLTYLFISHSMPLVRYLSTNIAVMRNGKLVEIGRCEDICNHPSDEYTKSLLAATPAMA
- a CDS encoding lysophospholipid acyltransferase family protein, with the translated sequence MVDAPTPRPDPLPFGTRMLGNLVQAPLFFAATAFFGTLSLTASLFERDGKLQHQIARIWAATSMQIALSPVTIIGEEKLRVHRAAVYAANHLSYMDTPVLFSAIPFQFRILARHSLWKVPFIGWHLNRSGQIAVNTESPSISSLSGGVKALKAGMPLIVFPEGGRSRDGRLSTFMSGPAYMAIRAQVPLIPLAIVGTYELLPMHTRHFFPQSIKLVVGDPLDTSNCTIRQVEELTERLKEAITRLYSAHAERIPASSGGVDLDTANGRARQS
- a CDS encoding gamma-glutamyl-gamma-aminobutyrate hydrolase family protein, producing the protein MNDALHSRLSSSEVRIALPEPTSTDAAYNQRAWAPYFHSLMSSGAVGVPIPLDGTRATIEKLMASCVGVLLPGSPADVDPRKYGAVPAAECAKPDVARQEVDEFLLETAYREGIPLLGICYGLQALNTWRGGTLVQHLPAVTKVDHDPGPEVLSAHSVRLTAGSRLETILGASTDLVSIVEPSVPSATVVNSSHHQGVDLPGEGLIVSARCVEDGTIEALEAESSGTADQFLVAVQWHPERSFDSSEASRHLFKAFVDAAVQYRSRVSAASMAG
- a CDS encoding bifunctional folylpolyglutamate synthase/dihydrofolate synthase, with the translated sequence MSYEAAIQGLQALAGELVTTPGAARREFRLEDMRILLAELGDPQLKFPSVLIAGTNGKGSTAATLASILAAAGYKTGLFTSPHLSRVNERVRILAGEEPGDRAKGTQTAGEIPDNDFAALYFRVDEAAARLVRQGRLSEHSSFFETVTALAFLHFAEAAVDIAILEVGMGGRLDATNVVEPLVSVITDISLDHTEWLGSTIRAIAREKAGILRAGGTMVTLPQHQEANEALGEIAVALGARGVSAAEYVPAPGTFGRDGHNRYPVSVLGETVEIDSPLPGQHQQRNLALAIAAAVELRNSHGYKLDASAISQGVHTARWPGRLELFPGGGERADVVLDVAHNPAGAWALRSGISEMPSLEDRASKTLIFGCLKDKALEEMAQILFPLFDRVLVTEVNSPRTASLEQMMRAAALTGSLAEAMPNAETALQRAYEITPSAGLIVVAGSVYLVGQLRGELAGVRT
- the rsmG gene encoding 16S rRNA (guanine(527)-N(7))-methyltransferase RsmG: MQGAVTAETIREMVAGAGLLPLSRAAAEGFSKYFELLQRWNAKLNLTAIRSNEEILRRHFLESIFCAQGLPEGVGTLLDFGSGAGFPGIPVALCRPEIQVTLAESQGKKASFLREAVRVLGLSAEVFGRRVEEMAPERRFGVVTLRAVDKMESAISTAAERVGDAGWLVVLASSSSRLPDEFDGSEVRIPWLEHGVVLTGRRMFHVEQLPADLDHSVELDRDPSK
- a CDS encoding ParA family protein produces the protein MARVLAVVNQKGGVGKTTTAINLSAALALEGLRCLIIDCDPQANSTGGFGFARDDERESVYDVLVGNASLASTSLQTEIETLRLVPSSKNLIGANVELIQVERRAYRLKEAVDAVRKDYDYILLDCPPALDLLTLNSLVAADRLLVPMQAEYFALEGISELMNTLERVQSTFNADLQIEGVLLTMYDDRTNLAQQVTENLREFFKEKLLKTAIPRNVRLAEAPSYGKPVLLYDAKSRGAESYRDLATEILARNDVESPRAKERKAAAEKARNSVKVKFWPYG
- a CDS encoding ParB/RepB/Spo0J family partition protein, whose protein sequence is MSSGTTAAGNAESPKRRALGKGLESLLPLRPRPAEATPPAVEAAEPVETGRPREIAVGLIERNPFQTRTRFDEQQLDELAASIAATGVVQPILVRPLGGDRFQLIAGERRWLASQKAGKTTIPAMIRAVSDEQAMEMTIVENLQRTDLNPMEQARAFERLTREFKMTQEQMAQRTGKNRASISNFLRLLRLPVEIQGRVEAGELSFGHARALLAIEDPAMLIKAAQKVGALSMSVRQTETFVQGLLYPELKAKDEEKNKAEAVDPNVREAQERLQRALGLKVRIHDKQGRGQVVIEYARLEDFDALLEAIAG